In Malassezia japonica chromosome 2, complete sequence, one DNA window encodes the following:
- the CAP1 gene encoding F-actin-capping protein subunit alpha (COG:Z; EggNog:ENOG503NX5Y; BUSCO:EOG09264C3N) encodes MSHDASGDAAALCLPMLLKTPPGQLKNVLHDVKGIVSASPGAVSEDALLAQAQPFLEQHSHDQLAVAPIEHNGKKDDAIVCEAGKLSTPKGARYVHPRLQCTFQYDHAQELASDVQPFSDAHELEALRAALDEKLGKYVYNHFHTGVSSVFRPTALAIADHLPEPGVETVGVENEDVETETKDEMIEEASKAKDEENAKETLAEAQETTEAQEPADADNAMDTDAPSEPKAEPAEAAPAEAAPAEAAPAEAAPAEAAPAEAAPTEATPAKATATSAAEAAPAAPTESAPAALTVHIVGNKYNLRNFWSGRWRSTYTIDPKSFAIVQAAIYVDSHYFENGNVQLHAENHDVPTVDAPGTEPSTVAQALVAAIEKHEQAYQSTLFTATDSLREQAFKALRRTLPITRQKIDWDKAVSYKLGAELAQQ; translated from the coding sequence ATGAGCCacgacgcgagcggcgaTGCGGCCGCACTCTGCCTGCCTATGCTGCTGAAAACACCACCGGGCCAGCTGAAGAATGTATTGCATGATGTAAAGGGGATTGTGAGTgcctcgccgggcgccgtgTCCGAGGACGCTCTGCTCGCCCAAGCTCAGCCGTTCCTGGAACAACATAGCCATGACCAGCTTGCTGTCGCGCCCATCGAGCACAATGGCAAGAAGGACGATGCAATTGTATGCGAAGCTGGTAAGCTGAGCACACCTAAGGGTGCGCGATACGTCCATCCTCGCCTGCAATGCACGTTCCAATACGATCatgcgcaggagctggcCTCGGATGTGCAGCCCTTCTCTgacgcgcacgagctcgaggcgctgcgtgcagCGCTTGACGAAAAGCTGGGAAAGTATGTGTACAACCACTTCCACACGGGCGTCTCGTCCGTCTTTCGCCCGACCGCCTTGGCGATTGCTGATCACCTTCCGGAGCCGGGTGTGGAGACGGTCGGCGTGGAGAATGAGGACGTCGAGACCGAGACGAAGGACGAAATGATCGAGGAGGCCAGCAAGGCGAAGGACGAGGAAAACGCAAAAGAGACTCTTGCCGAAGCACAAGAGACTACCGAAGCACAAGAGCCTGCCGATGCAGACAATGCAATGGACACGGATGCGCCTTCTGAGCCGAAGGCGGAGCCTGCCGAagccgcgcctgccgaagccgcgcctgccgaagccgcgcctgccgaagccgcgcctgccgaagccgcgcctgccgaaGCCGCGCCTACGGAGGCCACGCCTGCAAAAGCTACGGCCACGAGtgctgccgaggcggctCCTGCTGCCCCCACCGAATCGGCTCCTGCGGCGCTCACGGTGCACATTGTCGGCAACAAGTACAATCTGCGCAACTTCTGGTCggggcgctggcgctcgacttATACCATCGACCCCAAGTCGTTTGCCATTGTCCAGGCCGCGATCTATGTGGACTCGCACTACTTTGAGAACGGCAACGTGCAGCTCCATGCCGAGAACCACGACGTGCCGACTGTCGACGCGCCAGGCACAGAGCCGTCGACGGTCGCCCAGGCGCTAGTCGCTGCGATCGAGAAGCACGAGCAAGCGTACCAGTCGACGCTATTCACCGCTACGGACAGCCTTCGCGAGCAGGCGTTCAAGgctctgcgccgcacgcttcCTATCACGCGCCAAAAGATTGACTGGGACAAGGCCGTGTCATacaagctcggcgcggagcTGGCCCAACAATGA
- a CDS encoding uncharacterized protein (COG:S; BUSCO:EOG09260TDY; EggNog:ENOG503NYD6), producing MSRKLNRRQQREQEELEQLENLQADVQKPAEQAEPPAEATPPALGFAALQVADEDEDEDEDEPVTAATPAPSKKKKNKKKSKKKAEPEAEAPAPKTAAPKKQKGKGQASKDVNDMSIEEMTALLNAQAPKKGESDAQPKQEAPSSPHAVLRGVLALDPPHLDPALELRRQFGAAAIKAYEREKNSSGVPTRSGARGRENRGAAFNSNTRARTVLCTPKNTWPDIARTFVGLSMSTEETKQGRICNWDHSRAYRQAQFQFAQAVNSHDTGALMALFRVFPWHIDTLLQLSDVSRYQGDLGQASDFIDRALFALERSASPPFVAGLTSSSGPPQVDFLRAENRAMWLASHRNIDLFGRRGTWRTALEWCKMLFGLDTKDPHAILLWIDFLAIKSKQHAWLLTFLDALEAERAKAVQKHGSLDNVAARTPLDQEKAAANETWRGALDWSVGASFARALALRAVEKDEGDTTHTRSSAALRLAIARHPCATVLLCEKLDAPVPQGAAFRTRGEWSAKDPAFDELLAQLYVHRSLSLWKEAPIAQWFRTNLDAVRGALEQGKVTVGAADEATQMGVYRHIVVADLPENLKQQLTRFFPPAVRNPPGGVETFDPLPPAHGSRYDDAYFAVVGDQLRRQQQQRATGGQGAWEILRHLQNLNVDELQQLMEHVDPETRDLLLQAHGTQDDGFETDETLDEDGEGVPGAVEGADTAAPADDAPTDGAAPAENASDPAQPGLMQRAWNALWG from the exons ATGAGTCGGAAGCTGAATCGGCGCCAGCAGCGTGAgcaggaggagctcgagcagctcgagaacCTCCAGGCGGATGTGCAAAAGCCAGCGGAGCAGGCGGAgccgcccgccgaggccacgccgcccgcgctAGGCTTTGCGGCA CTCCaagtcgccgacgaggacgaggacgaggacgaggacgagccaGTGACTGCGGCCACCCCGGCACCCTccaagaagaagaagaacaAGAAAAAGAGCAAGAAAAAGGCAGAGCCCGAGGCCGAAGCCCCGGCGCCCAAAACCGCCGCGCCCAAGAAGCAAAAGGGCAAGGGCCAGGCGTCCAAGGACGTGAACGACATGTCGATCGAGGAGATGACGGCGCTCCTGAATGCACAGGCGCCGAAGAAGGGCGAATCCGATGCGCAGCCCAAGCAGGAAGCGCCCAGCTCGCCACACGCCGTGTTGCGTGGCGTGCTTGCTTTGGACCCTCCGCATCTCGACCCCGCgctggagctgcgccgccagttcggcgcggcggccatcAAGGCGTACGAGCGTGAGAAGAACTCGTCCGGTGTTCCGACACGctctggcgcgcgcggccgcgagaACCGCGGTGCGGCGTTCAACTCCAATacacgcgcacgcacggTGCTGTGCACCCCCAAGAATACGTGGCCCGACATTGCGCGGACATTTGTCGGTCTCTCGATGTCGACCGAGGAGACGAAGCAGGGCCGCATCTGCAACTGGGACCACAGCCGCGCGTATCGCCAGGCACAGTTCCAGTTCGCACAGGCGGTCAACTCGCACGACACCGGCGCGCTTATGGCGCTCTTCCGCGTCTTTCCGTGGCACATTGacacgctgctgcagctctcGGACGTGTCGCGGTACCAAGGCGACCTCGGCCAGGCGTCCGACTTTATCGACcgcgcgctctttgcgctaGAGCGCTCGGCTTCGCCGCCGTTTGTCGCCGGCCTgacgtcgtcgagcggcccGCCGCAGGTGGACTTTTTGCGTGCCGAGAACCGCGCCATGTGGCTGGCGAGCCACCGTAACATTGACCTGTTTGGCCGCCGCGGgacgtggcgcacggcgctaGAGTGGTGCAAGATGCTCTTTGGCCTGGATACCAAGGACCCCCATGCGATTCTGCTCTGGATCGACTTCCTTGCGATCAAGAGCAAGCAGCATGCGTGGCTGCTCACCTTCcttgacgcgctcgaggcggagcgtgcAAAAGCCGTGCAGAAGCACGGCAGCCTCGACAATGTCGCCgcccgcacgccgctcgaccaggaGAAGGCGGCTGCGAACGAGACgtggcgcggtgcgctcgacTGGAGTGTCGGCGCTAGctttgcgcgtgcgcttgcGTTGCGTGCGGTCGAGAAAGACGAGGGGGATACCACACATACCCGCAGCAGTGCCGCCCTGCGTCTTGCGATCGCGCGCCACCCCTGCGCAACCGTGCTGCTGTGCGAGAAGCTGGACGCACCCGTGCCCCAAGGCGCCGCGTTCCGTACGCGGGGCGAATGGAGTGCCAAGGACCCCGCGTttgacgagctgcttgcgcagTTGTACGTCCACCGCTCCTTGTCGCTCTGGAAAGAAGCGCCCATCGCGCAGTGGTTCCGCACgaacctcgacgcggtgcgcggcgcgctcgagcaagGCAAGGTcacggtcggcgcggcggacgaggcgacgcagATGGGCGTGTACCGCCACATTGTCGTGGCGGACCTGCCCGAGAACCTGAAGCAGCAGCTCACGCGCTTCTTCCCcccggccgtgcgcaacCCCCCCGGCGGTGTCGAGACCTTTGACCCTCTTCCCCCAGCGCACGGGTCGCGGTACGACGATGCGTACTTTGCCGTGGTCGGCGACCAGCTGCGccggcagcagcagcagcgcgcgacCGGCGGCCAAGGTGCATGGGAGATCCTGCGGCACCTGCAGAACCTCAatgtcgacgagctgcagcagctcatggagcacgtcgaccccgagacgcgcgacctgctcctacaggcgcacggcacgcagGACGACGGATTTGAGACCGACGAGActctcgacgaggacggcgagggcgtgccgggcgccgTTGAAGGCGCCGACAcggctgcgcctgccgacgatgcgcctaccgacggcgctgcgccggcggaaAATGCGTCCGACCCGGCGCAGCCGGGTCTCATGCAGCGAGCATGGAATGCGCTGTGGGGATAG
- the SCO1 gene encoding Cu-binding protein (TransMembrane:1 (o42-61i); BUSCO:EOG09264ENO; EggNog:ENOG503NY20; COG:C), with translation MTSAYQLRYSSTQPNSGKENSSETPKPRAPEPGLRRDVVGPFNLPAGILFVATGIGLYYYFQHEKRKVEEKRMLAMQDQSVGRPRIGGPFSLVSSTGHPFTEKDLLGSFSLVYFGFTNCPDICPEELDKMSNVVDAVAAKHGDVINPVFVTCDPARDRVPLVAEYIADFHPRMIGLTGSYDDVKAACKAYRVYFSTPPGADPTTDYLVDHSIFFYLMDPEGKFVDAFGKSTTQDEVLAKVQDYVKRWKAEGLPVKEANAKHIAATDGRPKSTDAELFSPPSLVPSKPPAVQPARLV, from the exons ATGACGTCTGCATACCAGCTGCGCTACAGCTCGACACAGCCGAACAGTGGCAAGGAAAATTCCTCCGAGACTCCGAAGCCCAGGGCGCCGGAAcccggcctgcgccgcgacgtcgtgGGG CCATTCAACCTTCCTGCTGGTATTTTGTTCGTTGCGACAGGCATTGGTCTATACTACTATTTCCAGCacgagaagcgcaaggtcgAGGAGAAGCGCATGCTCGCGATGCAGGACCAGTCGGTCGGTCGCCCCCGCATCGGCGGCCCCTTTAGCCTGGTCTCTTCGACCGGTCACCCATTCACGGAGAAGGACCTACTCGGGAGCTTTTCGCTGGTCTACTTTGGCTTTACCAACTGCCCTGACATTTGCCCTgaggagctcgacaagATGTCAAAtgtcgtcgacgcggttGCCGCGAAGCACGGCGACGTGATTAACCCCGTGTTTGTGACGTGCGACCCCGCGCGCGACCGTGTGCCGTTGGTGGCGGAGTACATTGCCGACTTCCATCCCCGTATGATCGGCCTTACGGGATCGTACGATGATGTGAAGGCCGCATGCAAGGCCTACCGCGTCTACTTTagcacgccgccgggcgcggaCCCGACAACGGACTACCTGGTGGACCACTCGATCTTCTTTTACCTGATGGACCCTGAGGGCAAGTTTGTGGATGCGTTTGGCAAGAGCACGACGCAGGACGAAGTGCTTGCCAAGGTCCAGGACTACGTAAAGCGCTGGAAGGCGGAGGGACTGCCGGTCAAGGAGGCGAATGCCAAGCATATTGCTGCTACGGACGGCCGCCCAAAgtcgaccgacgccgagctcttCTCGCCCCCTAGCCTTGTTCCTTCCAagccgccggccgtgcagcCGGCACGCCTCGTGTAG
- the LOS1 gene encoding pre-tRNA nuclear export protein (BUSCO:EOG09260B65; COG:J; COG:U; COG:Y; EggNog:ENOG503NUZ1), with translation MDSQEVQLIQAVEIASNAASVADASLVPQALAYLEQLKQNTHESWSTGWAVWVARDEGNAPKYGHAVRLFGLNLVDDFLDKRMHAMAQPSEALGFLQESALSYLHNEFVSGNGEQGVVFMKNKLAQTLALLVLQTYSLTSSYSFLTALLSLCTTHPPSEQVPEGTLNVMATDLVLRVLHDLSLNLGSDVTLRSVRTKERLQRDAVVRDEIRAHHAATIAELLWKVIQDSLQAMASGVPLSDAPRMLHAGAAGSLAQVAMAVVGDYVTWIDIGLVINMDTVTILFNALHSQHPQLRCVTADTLCEIVSKGMKPADKLSLIQGLKLDEVIASLESSTRGTSDDAQTELREHLAKLVNALCTELCKICEDNAGAEGETRDVANAKLLDLLQLVLAFLQDEYDEPTEQVLPCIHLVLSLYKKTKRQGETMGVGLSPAQGEFIAQLIALVLGKLKFDPEMDWEDSSLVGGPADADADDAEEDDEHLIKFYELRKQLQMILGAIAAIDEPLVSNTIHSLVFSTLAMGEQQELPWEQAELCLYATYTCGEVLTSIRGNKVGLGPHSFVQLPEENGKTRNVRQSVSVYQALPANQLGEIMQRLFRSNISEHPHPVVQLQYFECIVRYSSSFLLWPEFIPSALSAFLDGRGLRNARVGMRRRINYLFYRFVRDTRTTIPSEFVPKLLEGMQEAFYIQAVLPDVTPEEDPLAKATEKAGAFDSQLYLFDTAGLLIAQLGSTPETQVMLFKAITAPLAEQLQQTVQAFGADSSNLQLVLQVHHLILALSTLAKGFPDYDANRSTEPAWIPEFKPVTEQILLALTALNQFMIIREAARGAFARIVTSAGPAVLPYIPTLINALVNEVTESELVDLLNFFGLITHKYKKDVRNVMDDLFIVLVNRIFSFLNQGVQGTDDLVRRSDMERAYFGLVNALLSAGLDGVLVSEKNQQQLQSVLQSLVFYAENGEPLTQRTAIGVLIRLVSLWGTRQANDAAAVLPGFEQFMYDAMLPLVFQVPCKPSFDTSDAQSQLVLSELSSLLKAIYQARGDEFIQYLTGAYLPSVQCPSDMGMELAQNIQTLEAKALKRYLESFIAKSRGA, from the exons ATGGATTCGCAGGAGGTACAGCTGATACAGGCTGTTGAGATAGCCTCCAATGCGGCGTCCGTGGCAGACGCGAGCCTCGTGCCACAGGCGCTCGCTTACTTGGAGCAGCTGAAACAAAACACCCACGAAAGCTGGAGCACCGGCTGGGCGGTCTGGGTGGCCCGCGACGAGGGCAATGCGCCCAAGTACGGGCACGCAGTGCGGCTCTTTGGGCTGAACTTGGTTGATGACTTTTTGGACAAGCG CATGCACGCCATGGCGCAGCCTTCCGAGGCACTCGGGTTCCTGCAAGAGTCGGCGCTCAGTTACCTTCACAACGAGTTTGTCTCGGGGAACGGAGAACAGGGCGTGGTGTTTATGAAGAACAAGCTCgcgcagacgctcgcgctcctcgtgctGCAGACGTACAGCCTCACCAGCTCGTACTCGTTCCTGACCGCTTTGCTGTCGCTCTGTACGACGCATCCGCCGAGCGAACAGGTGCCGGAGGGCACGCTGAACGTCATGGCGACCGACCTCGTGCTGCGTGTCCTGCACGATCTGTCGCTGAACCTCGGATCGGACGTCACCTTGCGCTCGGTACGCAccaaggagcgcctgcagcgcgacgccgtggTCCGCGACGAAATCCGCGCACACCACGCCGCGACCATCGCCGAGCTTCTGTGGAAAGTGATCCAGGACTCGCTCCAGGCGATGGCGTCGGGCGTGCCActcagcgacgcgccccgtATGCTGcacgcgggcgccgcgggaAGTCTCGCTCAGGTCGCGATGGCCGTCGTGGGCGACTATGTGACGTGGATCGATATCGGCCTGGTGATTAACATGGATACGGTCACGATCCTCTTCAATGCGCTGCACTCGCAGCACCCTCAGCTGCGGTGCGTCACGGCGGATACGCTGTGCGAGATTGTGTCCAAGGGCATGAAGCCAGCGGACAAGCTCTCGCTGATCCAGGGCCTgaagctcgacgaggtcatTGCCTCGCTAGagtcgtcgacgcgcggcacgagcgacgaTGCACAGACCGAGCTGCGAgagcacctcgccaagCTTGTCAATGCGCTCTGCACCGAGCTCTGCAAGATCTGCGAGGACAATGCAGGGGCCGAgggcgagacgcgcgacgtggcaAACGCCAAGCTCCTTGATCTCTtgcagctcgtgctcgcCTTTCTTCAGGACGAGTACGACGAGCCGACGGAGCAGGTCTTGCCGTGTATCCACCTGGTGCTTTCGCTGTACAAAAAGACCAAGCGCCAAGGGGAGACGATGGGTGTGGGCCTGAGCCCGGCACAGGGCGAGTTTATCGCGCAGCTCAttgcgctcgtgctggGCAAGCTCAAGTTCGACCCCGAGATGGACTGGGAGGACTCGTCGCTTGTCGGTGGCCCGGCGGACGCGGACGCAGACGATGCggaagaggacgacgagcatcTCATCAAGTTctacgagctgcgcaagcagctccAGATGATCCTCGGTGCGATCGCTGCGATTGACGAGCCGTTGGTCTCCAACACCATCCACTCGCTTGTCTTTTCGACGCTGGCCATGGGCGAGCAGCAGGAGCTGCCTTgggagcaggccgagctcTGCTTGTACGCGACCTACACCtgcggcgaggtgctcacGTCGATCCGCGGCAACAAGGTCGGTCTCGGCCCGCACTCGTTTGTCCAGCTTCCGGAAGAGAACGGCAAGACGCGCAACGTGCGCCAATCGGTGTCGGTCTACCAGGCGCTGCCCGCGAaccagctcggcgagatcATGCAGCGCCTGTTCCGCTCCAACATCTCCGAGCACCCCCACCCCGTCGTCCAGCTGCAGTACTTTGAGTGTATCGTGCGCTACTCGTCGAGCTTCTTGCTCTGGCCCGAGTTTATCCCGAGCGCTCTCTCGGCATTCTTGGACGGCCGTGGACTGCGCAACGCGCGTGTCGGTATGCGCCGCCGGATCAACTACCTCTTTTACCGCTTCGTGCGGGATACGCGTACGACGATCCCCTCGGAGTTTGTCCCAAAGCTCCTGGAAGGCATGCAGGAGGCCTTTTACATCCAGGCCGTGCTGCCCGATGTGACGCCGGAAGAGGACCCCCTCGCAAAGGCAACCGAAAAGGCCGGCGCGTTCGACAGCCAGCTGTATCTCTTTGACACGGCTGGCCTGCtcattgcgcagctcggctCGACGCCCGAGACGCAGGTGATGCTCTTCAAGGCGATCACTGCgcccctcgccgagcagctgcagcagacCGTCCAAGCGTTCGGCGCCGACAGCAGCAacctgcagctcgtgctgcaggTGCACCACCTGATCCTGGCCCTGAGCACTCTCGCGAAAGGGTTCCCCGACTACGACGCGAACCGCTCGACGGAGCCGGCGTGGATCCCCGAGTTCAAGCCGGTGACGGAGCAGAttctgctcgcgctcacgGCCCTGAACCAGTTTATGATCATCCGCgaagcggcgcgtggcgcgttTGCACGCATCGTCACCTCGGCAGGCCCCGCCGTGCTGCCGTACATACCCACACTGATCAATGCACTGGTGAATGAGGTGACCGAGTcagagctcgtcgacctcctCAACTTCTTTGGGCTGATCACCCACAAATACAAGAAGGACGTGCGCAACGTGATGGACGATCTGTTCATTGTACTCGTCAACCGCATCTTTTCGTTCCTGAACCAAGGCGTACAGGGCACAGACGACCTAGTGCGTCGCTCGGACATGGAACGCGCCTACTTTGGTCTGGTCAATGCACTGCTTTCCGCgggcctcgacggcgtgctcgtcTCGGAAAAGaaccagcagcagctccagTCGGTGCTGCAGAGCCTTGTGTTCTACGCTGAGAATGGCGAgccgctcacgcagcgcactgcGATCGGCGTGCTGATTCGTCTCGTGTCCCTCTGGGGCACGCGCCAAGCCAATGACGCTGCCGCGGTCCTGCCGGGCTTTGAGCAGTTCATGTATGACGCCATGCTTCCGCTCGTGTTCCAGGTCCCATGCAAGCCCTCGTTTGATACCAGCGACGCCCAGTCGCAGCTGGTGCTCTCCGAGCTCAGCTCGCTGCTCAAGGCGATCTACCAGGCGCGGGGAGACGAATTCATTCAGTACCTCACGGGTGCCTACCTGCCGAGCGTCCAGTGCCCGTCGGACATGGGAATGGAGCTCGCCCAAAATATCCAGACGCTCGAAGCGAAGGCGCTCAAGCGCTACCTCGAGTCGTTTATTGCCAAGTCGCGTGGCGCTTAA
- a CDS encoding uncharacterized protein (COG:H; EggNog:ENOG503NUJ0; BUSCO:EOG09262BHE), whose product MLRPVRVALPGAVRLFSSSRTVCKPPTAVVMMNMGGPKDLDEVNSFLTRLFLDRDLMQLPFQSRLAPLIARRRTPKIRDQYDQIGGGSPILRWTRSQGEAMANMLDELSPATAPHKAYVAFRYARPLTEDCMDELASDGVTRAVAFTQYPQYSCSTTGSSLNQLYREIQARQAKALPEGQIQWSVIDRWPTQPGLVQAFANRVLEALQRFPAEIRSSVPIMFSAHSLPMQVVSGRGDPYPAEVAATVAAVMQVLGWTNPYRLTWQSQVGPSAWLGPQTSDTVKGWAKQGHKNALVVPIAFTSDHIETLYELDIELKEEAEEHGLHLERAPSLNDEPVFLRALADTVAAHLAHVQDGSAPYNRAAVPWAQGKTSHQMGQRCPGCINAECGDQKRFFMQE is encoded by the coding sequence ATGCTGAGGCCTGTGCGTGTGGCGCTCCCGGGCGCGGTGCGTCTTttctcgtcgagcaggacaGTATGCAagccgccgacggcggtCGTCATGATGAACATGGGCGGCCCCAAGGACCTGGACGAGGTCAACTCGTTTCTCACCCGCCTGTtcctcgaccgcgaccTGATGCAGCTGCCGTTCCAGtcgcgccttgcgccgctcattgcgcgccgccgcacgcccaAGATCAGGGACCAGTACGACCAGAttggcggcggctcgcccattctgcgctggacgcgctcgcAGGGCGAGGCGATGGCCAacatgctcgacgagctcagCCCCGCAACCGCACCGCACAAGGCCTATGTCGCGTTCCGCTACGCACGCCCGCTCACGGAAGACTGCATGGACGAGCTGGCAAGTGACGGAGtgacgcgcgccgtcgcttTTACACAATACCCTCAGTactcgtgctcgacgacgggCAGCAGCCTCAACCAGCTCTACCGCGAGATTcaggcgcgccaggccaaggcgctcccAGAGGGCCAGATCCAGTGGTCGGTCATTGACCGCTGGCCGACGCAGCCGGGCCTCGTGCAGGCATTTGCGAACCGTGTCTtggaggcgctgcagcgcttcCCTGCGGAGATTCgctcgtcggtgccgaTCATGTTTAGCGCGCACTCGCTTCCTATGCAGGTCGTCtcgggccgcggcgacccGTACCCGGCAGAGGTCGCTGCGACGGTTGCTGCCGTGATGCAGGTGCTCGGCTGGACGAATCCCTACCGCCTGACGTGGCAGAGCCAGGTCGGTCCTTCGGCGTGGCTCGGGCCGCAGACCAGCGACACGGTCAAGGGCTGGGCGAAGCAGGGCCACAAGAACGCGCTGGTGGTGCCGATCGCCTTTACGAGCGACCATATCGAGACGCTCTACGAGCTGGACATTGAGCTCAAGGAGGAGGCGGAAGAGCACGGCTtgcacctcgagcgtgcgccatCGCTGAACGACGAGCCCGTCTTTTTGCGTGCTCTTGCGGATAccgtcgctgcgcacctcgcACACGTCCAGGATGGCAGCGCACCGTACAACCGCGCAGCTGTGCCGTGGGCGCAGGGCAAGACGAGCCATCAGATGGGCCAGCGTTGCCCGGGCTGCATCAACGCCGAGTGCGGCGACCAAAAGCGCTTTTTCATGCAGGAGTAA
- a CDS encoding uncharacterized protein (EggNog:ENOG503PGD9; COG:K) → MSSRLASQRPMPIPGMGAPDMEPNVSHSPIELPTPPDEVALGADSTRRHASGKDSAGVFYPLFARRSSFEKGMTSPLASLYRTPQWDHSASSTFRYAGFRPFGVSSFQMSAERRSGEQEEAVEDTDMSVDDVFSAGSQRDDRRVRVADMEAVDLQEPSPVLGPHYLDHEDSIPPLDASSAGGRAPVPVPSASGSLSSRRSSFRSIGSPAESAGLAMTPGPSSRRVPYSVPSRSPGPVGPLSHAYAMSMTPSNGASRARVPQWASSRSARRTPSRSVALSTSAPSQHAMFAFDDDETDEESGLPDDDATEDEGEPYERRRSYTVPSRSPSPPYSSEYGYEDDEAVTRARSRSRPREDARYAYAGMRAAPHGFPYARNTPLGQPTRPGIRAHTPYATSLPARVDRHARGLSTYEPGWPVEDSKQRAQVQMAAAALDRLSMAADSDEKRAEASELPRSIDESDEVAAIRDRLGGAANCSAFISKLWHLMINPDLYGKYIHWNEGGDTIILSNDPEVSAEFASEILPKLFKHGNNASFVRQLNLYGFQRVSSSRLLDAAELQAIAAKGLDRGERTPFDKAPTSYNTATELYGAHSSFAHPRFRRGQETWLASMKPRSSKKPKRIAEEGK, encoded by the coding sequence ATGTCGAGTCGCCTTGCGTCGCAGCGCCCCATGCCCATTCCCGGGATGGGGGCGCCTGATATGGAACCCAATGTATCTCACTCACCGATCGAACTCCCTACGCCCCCCGACGAAGTCGCGTTGGGGGCTGacagcacgcgccgccacgcGTCCGGCAAGGACTCGGCGGGCGTGTTCTATCCCCTGTTTGCCCGTCGCAGCTCGTTTGAGAAGGGCATGACCTCACCACTCGCCTCGCTGTACCGTACGCCGCAGTGGGAccactcggcgagctctACCTTCCGGTACGCTGGATTCCGCCCCTTTGGCGTGTCCTCTTTCCAGATGTCGGCAGAGCGCCGCAGTGGCGAGCAGGAAGAGGCCGTCGAGGATACCGACATgtcggtcgacgacgtCTTCTCCGCTGGCTCGCAGCGCGATgaccgccgcgtgcggGTGGCGGACATGGAGGCCGTCGATCTCCAGGAGCCGAGCCCGGTGCTTGGCCCTCACTACCTGGACCACGAGGACAGCATCCCTCCGCTGGAtgcgagctcggcgggcggtcgcgcgccggtgccggtgccgagTGCATCCGGCTCTCTCTCCtcacgccgctcgtcgttCCGCAGCATCGGCTCGCCAGCCGAGTCGGCGGGCCTCGCGATGACGCCTGGCCCTagctcgcgccgcgtgccgtactcggtgccgagccgctcgccCGGCCCAGTGGGCCCGCTGAGCCACGCGTATGCGATGAGCATGACGCCCTCGAACGGCGCAAGCCGTGCGCGCGTGCCCCAGtgggcgagctcgcggagtgcgcgccgtacgcccAGCCGCTCTGTTGCGCTGAGCACGTCGGCCCCGTCACAGCACGCCATGTTTGCgtttgacgacgacgagacggACGAGGAGTCTGGCTTGcccgacgacgatgcgACAGAAGACGAAGGCGAGCCAtacgagcggcgccgcagctaTACGGTcccctcgcgctcgccctcgccaCCATACAGCTCCGAGTACGGGTATGAAGACGATGAGGCTGTGACCCGCGCTCGCAGCCGCAGCCGGCCCCGCGAAGATGCACGCTACGCGTATGCCGGcatgcgtgccgcgccacACGGATTCCCCTACGCGCGCAATACACCGCTGGGACAGCCCACGCGCCCTGGGATCCGTGCGCACACGCCATACGCGACGTCGCTTcccgcgcgcgtcgaccgccaCGCGCGTGGCCTTAGCACCTACGAGCCCGGGTGGCCCGTCGAGGACagcaagcagcgcgcgcaggtgcagatggccgcggctgcgctgGACCGTCTGTCGATGGCTGCAGACTCGGACGAAaagcgtgccgaggcgtcGGAGCTGCCGCGGTCCATtgacgagagcgacgaggtggCTGCGAtccgcgaccgcctcggtgGTGCTGCGAACTGCTCGGCATTCATCTCCAAGTTGTGGCACTTGATGATTAATCCCGACCTCTATGGCAAGTACATTCACTGGAACGAGGGCGGCGACACGATCATTCTGAGCAACGACCCTGAAGTATCGGCTGAATTTGCGTCCGAGATCCTGCCCAAGCTTTTCAAGCACGGCAACAATGCGAGTTTCGTGCGGCAGCTGAATCTGTACGGTTTCCAGCGCgtctcgtcctcgcgcctgctcgatgcggcggaGCTGCAGGCAATTGCGGCCAAAGGCCTcgaccgcggcgagcgcactCCGTTCGACAAGGCACCGACGTCGTATAACACTGCCACGGAGCTGTACGGTGCCCATTCGAGTTTTGCACACCCCCGTTTCCGGCGAGGGCAAGAGACGTGGCTCGCGAGCATGAAGCCACGCTCCAGCAAGAAGCCCAAGCGGATAGCCGAGGAAGGAAAGTGA